The sequence atccctttaatacaATGAAGCTGAATGGAATTTCATTTGTGCTTCTTAAAGCATTGAAACATGACGTGAAAAAACTGAATAGTGGTTCGCATTTCCAGAATCGATGTCCCGGTCACTTTGTATTATCCACAGATGTCACTGTCAGCAATTTTTATTGGGACTATTTCTGTGGGAGAAAGTAGTTCTGGTGAAAGCTGTTGTCAGGACTGTGTGTAGGTTACAGAGTGACCAGGACATTGTGTGTGGAAAAACAAGCAGCtggtgagtttttcaaatgtcatttttcaatgcTTTAAACATCCATTGTTTGGCGGTGGAAGCCGAAATCCCAGAGGCGGATGTCTCAAAGCCGGGACAGACTTTTCTTTGTGAACTGAACCTTTAACTTGGTATGCCTGTCTCACTATAATGGACAGTGGCATGTCGGGCGGGTGGGGTAGGACGTCTAGGTGTGATGTTCCAGTCTGTCCCTACATAAATGTCCTGCAGTAGTTGTGCAACAGAACTAGACTCAGTAAAGGATACGAGCTGCTGCTCACAGCTGCTCACAGCTGCACAGGTTTCGTCCATCAGGTGACGCTCTGAAGTTATGAAGGAAACAAAAATGAGGGACCTTGCTGTACAGTTATCCAGTGTGAGTGcacttttatatgtttttaacttCTTGTGctaataaagaaatatatttctacatttatgtgtgtgtgtttgctctgcagcGTCCTCAGCAGATgtgcagttgttgtttttttgtaattaatcaGTATATAAAAACCACAGAATATTTTACTCAGGTGATTTATAGTTTTGATATACTTGTATGcgtgttatttatattttacatatatcCAGGGGCAGCGTTTGGATTTCAGAAGTAATGCAGTTTATGATTCAGTTGGTTATTGAACTTTCTATGataatagcataaaaaaaagaaataagatgTACTTTAATCCTttactgcattcagatgccttttacatgaatttaaccctttaaaacctgagcaaattgtcagTTTCCTGAGaagcatggggaaaaggcaatgagcagtgtAGGAAgacattaccaaaaaaaatagcaagaatgtaaaaaaattacctgaatattagaacaatatgaataaaaaaaggcaaaaacaaataaggaaattacttggaaaaagtgcaagtacaacaacagcacagaatatatttttttttggtatcaaaagaaatcaaaccaatttaatcaggctttaaaagttaagttaagttcTAATTCTGTtctacattatttttgttttgaatgatacatttaaaaaaacagctgctacaaagtaatgaaaaataaccaataaGAGTACTGATAGAGAACAAAAGTGACAAGGAGTAGGAATAGTGGTAGATTTAGAGATTGTTTGCTGCTCACATTTCACCATAGAAGAAGGCCAAATGGACACAACCACAATGTGTTACAAAGTGTTGGTTTGTGTTACATCCCACAGGCTGTGTTTTgcgtctttgtttctttgttctttttctcttttgtgatGTTCCAGGTCACCCACTTTTCGTTCTTGCTTTTGAAAGTAACAGTGTcttattgttgaaaaaaatttatttaaattaatcgGATTGATAAATTGATTGCATTGATTGATAAAGTCATAATGATCGATTTTGGGACAGGTGTAAGTGATCAGGCCTCACTCAGCCAATCATCGTCCTGGTGTGAGACAGCTGGTGGAAGAAGTGAGCAGCAGGAGTCATGTTTCAGGGACAGATCAGACCAGGGCGGGACTCGATCTCCAAAATCCACCAAGTTGCAAAACTTCCGATCAGCGGTTAGGGACCGTTACAAAACACATCTGAAGAGGGAAGTTACCGCGGACATCGTGACCATGGCAGGTAAATATAAGCTGCACTACTTTTTGTTAAAAGATGAATGATTTCACAGCTTTGTGTGAACAGTGAGGACAGAAAGACATGACGATCAGTGTTGTTTGTGCAGTCTGATGAGATCCAGATGATGTTTTTACTGAGACTAACTTCCGCTGCACACGCGCCTGCAGTGCATGCGCTTCTGTTGTTATATCGGAAAGTGAAGTTAGAGAATTGTTGGGGATGTAATTTGAGTATTACTCTTGTAGTGCAAGTTTAATGTGCATctaatatatacaatatacatatatttagtGGGGGGTCTTTGCTCCATCTGTCTTATATATTATTACTAAGTTGAAGACCACGGCTCTAGGCTATGGCGCTCTGTTTACATAGAAATGAGGTCcctttttatcatgttttacaCTGGTGCTACATTTTAGTTTAAATAATCTAAACACCGTCCCAATTTACTCGAAACATGCTGTTCCAAATTATAACACAGGAAAGACAAGAAAGTAAGAGTAGGTGTGGCTGTTTCAGATGAAGCAGCGGTCGTGGAGGAAGTCACCAGGCCAGCTCAGAGCCCGCTCATCACAGTCAGCTTCCAGAGAAGCGCCCACAGGAAAGAGAAGTACCTGGAGGCTGAGCCAAAGGCTCTGGGGGtacagtgtgtgtctctgtgagctTTAAACTGCTCTTACACCAGTTTTGCAGTCTTAATATAACATATTCTCTCTGCTGTCCTAGATCACTCAGATTGGCCTGAGTATATTTAAGATCACCTGCACGGCTGTGTTTCTGATCACTGGCCTTGGCCATGTATTCATGGACGTAATGTTCTTCATTGCATCTGCACTGGTAAGCACATGGACGTATCATAAATTGAACCTTATATCAACAGCAAAATCTATATCATACGATAGCAGCATTTAC is a genomic window of Plectropomus leopardus isolate mb unplaced genomic scaffold, YSFRI_Pleo_2.0 unplaced_scaffold15951, whole genome shotgun sequence containing:
- the LOC121964549 gene encoding uncharacterized protein LOC121964549; amino-acid sequence: MIDFGTGVSDQASLSQSSSWCETAGGRSEQQESCFRDRSDQGGTRSPKSTKLQNFRSAVRDRYKTHLKREVTADIVTMADEAAVVEEVTRPAQSPLITVSFQRSAHRKEKYLEAEPKALGITQIGLSIFKITCTAVFLITGLGHVFMDVMFFIASAL